A part of Salmo salar chromosome ssa18, Ssal_v3.1, whole genome shotgun sequence genomic DNA contains:
- the ndst2a gene encoding bifunctional heparan sulfate N-deacetylase/N-sulfotransferase 2, protein MVASLWKLVRGVRQLELHRLILALIVFCLFSMAFLAYYVSNSPKIKEAPPLPFSDCRGVRAAVGGGQQAPLFLPHSGRLRQVKAMDNSHTDPVVLVFVESIYSQLGQEIVAILESSHFSYRTEIAPGKGDMPTLTERNRGRYALVIYENLLKYVNLDAWNRDLLDKYCMEYSVGIIGFFKANENSLLSAQLKGFPLFLHSHLGLRDYRINHNAPLLYITRPNEVEQGPLPGDDWTVFQSNHSTYEPVLLASTKSSDAQAHLGPLSAMHATVVQDLGLHDGIQRVLFGNNLSYWLHKLVFVDAIAYLTGKRLCLSLERHLLVDVDDIFVGKEGTRMKVTDVEALLNTQNKLRTLVPDFTFNLGFSGKFYHTGTDEEDRGDDMLLRHRKEFWWFPHMWSHMQPHLFHNVSVLAEQMRLNMLFAQEHGIPTDMGYAVAPHHSGVYPVHSQLYEAWKSVWGIKVTSTEEYPHLRPARYRRGFIHSGIQVLPRQTCGLFTHTIFYNEYPGGSKELDKSIRGGELFLTVLLNPISIFMTHLSNYGNDRLGLYTFESLVKFVQCWTNLRLQTLPPTQLADKYFQIFPEERDPLWQNPCQDKRHKDIWSKEKTCDRLPRFLVVGPQKTGTTALHSFLSLHPAITSSFPSPATFEEIQFFSGPNYDNGIDWYMDFFPFPSNVSTDFMFEKSANYFDTEVAPKRAAALLSRAKILAVLINPVDRAYSWYQHQRAHQDPMAINHTFQEVVTAGPASPRELIILQRRCLKPGAYATHLERWLHHYQPSQVHIVDGSQLRSNPALVMEGIQRFLGVTPIFNYTQALTYDESKGFWCQRVEGGRPKCLGKSKGRKYPDMTPESRAFLTEHYREHNMELLRLLNRLGQPLPAWLREELQSSSWS, encoded by the exons ATGGTGGCCAGCCTATGGAAGCTGGTGCGGGGCGTCAGGCAACTGGAGCTCCATCGCCTCATCCTGGCGCTCATCGTCTTCTGCCTTTTCTCCATGGCTTTCCTGGCCTATTACGTCAGCAACAGCCCCAAGATCAAGGAGGCCCCCCCGCTGCCCTTCAGTGACTGTCGGGGGGTGCGGGCGGCTGTGGGAGGCGGGCAGCAGGCGCCCCTCTTCCTGCCTCACTCGGGTCGGCTGCGCCAGGTGAAGGCCATGGACAACTCTCATACGGACCCAGTGGTGCTGGTGTTTGTAGAGAGCATCTATTCTCAGCTGGGCCAGGAGATCGTAGCCATCCTGGAGTCCAGCCACTTTAGCTACCGCACCGAGATTGCCCCGGGGAAGGGAGACATGCCCACGCTAACGGAGCGCAACCGCGGCCGCTACGCCCTGGTCATATACGAGAATTTGCTGAAGTACGTCAACCTGGACGCCTGGAACCGCGACCTGCTGGACAAGTACTGCATGGAGTACAGTGTAGGCATCATCGGCTTCTTCAAGGCCAACGAGAACTCGCTGCTCAGCGCCCAGCTTAAGggcttccctctcttcctgcaCTCCCACCTGGGCCTGAGGGATTACCGAATCAACCACAACGCCCCACTGCTCTACATCACCAGACCCAACGAGGTGGAGCAGGGCCCCCTGCCCGGGGACGACTGGACCGTGTTCCAATCCAACCACTCCACCTACGAGCCTGTCCTCCTGGCCAGCACCAAGTCCTCTGACGCCCAGGCCCACCTGGGGCCGCTCAGTGCTATGCACGCCACCGTGGTCCAGGACCTGGGGCTCCACGACGGCATCCAGAGGGTCCTGTTTGGAAACAACCTATCCTACTGGCTGCACAAGCTGGTGTTTGTGGACGCCATCGCCTACCTGACGGGCAAGCGGCTCTGCCTCTCGCTGGAGCGCCACCTGCTGGTGGACGTGGACGATATCTTCGTGGGCAAGGAGGGCACCCGCATGAAGGTGACCGACGTAGAg GCATTGCTCAATACTCAAAACAAGCTGCGAACGCTGGTCCCTGATTTCACCTTTAACCTCGGCTTCTCTGGAAAGTTCTACCACACAG GCACAGACGAGGAGGACCGGGGAGATGACATGCTGCTCAGACACAGGAAGGAGTTCTGGTGGTTCCCCCACATGTGGAGTCACATGCAGCCCCACCTGTTCCACAACGTCAGCGTGTTGGCTGAACAGATGAGGCTCAACATGCTATTTGCCCAG gAGCATGGAATCCCTACAGACATGGGCTATGCTGTGGCCCCCCACCACTCGGGGGTCTACCCCGTCCACAGCCAGCTGTACGAGGCCTGGAAGTCAGTGTGGGGCATCAAGGTGACCAGCACAGAGGAGTACCCCCACCTCAGACCTGCCCGCTACCGCAGGGGCTTCATCCACAGTGGCATCCAG GTGTTACCCAGACAGACATGTGGCCTCTTCACTCACACTATCTTCTATAACGAGTACCCAGGAGGCTCCAAAGAGCTGGACAAGAGCATCAGGGGAGGAGAGCTGTTCCTCACCGTCCTCCTCAACCCT atcaGCATCTTCATGACCCACCTGTCTAACTATGGGAACGACCGGCTGGGCCTGTACACCTTTGAGTCCCTGGTGAAGTTTGTTCAGTGTTGGACCAACCTGCGGCTGCAGACCCTGCCCCCCACGCAGCTGGCTGACAAATACTTCCAGATCTTCCCTGAGGAGAGGGACCCCCTCTGGCAG AACCCATGTCAGGACAAGAGGCATAAAGACATCTGGTCGAAGGAAAAGACCTGTGATAGACTACCCAGGTTCTTGGTCGTAGGCCCACAGAAAACAG gcACCACAGCCCTGCATTCATTCCTGAGCCTCCACCCTGCCATCACCAGTAGCTTCCCCAGTCCTGCCACCTTTGAGGAGATCCAGTTCTTTAGCGGACCCAACTACGACAACGGCATTGACTG gtACATGGACTTCTTCCCCTTCCCATCGAATGTCAGCACAGACTTCATGTTTGAGAAAAGTGCCAACTACTTTGACACGGAGGTAGCCCCTAAGAGAGCGGCGGCCCTGCTGTCCCGGGCTAAGATCCTGGCTGTGCTCATCAACCCAGTGGACCGCGCCTACTCCTGGTACCAG CACCAGCGGGCTCATCAGGACCCAATGGCCATCAACCACACATTCCAGGAGGTGGTGACAGCGGGGCCTGCCTCCCCCCGAGAGCTGATCATCCTGCAGAGACGCTGCCTTAAACCTGGGGCCTACGCCACCCACCTGGAGCGCTGGCTCCACCACTACCAGCCCAGCCAG GTGCACATAGTGGACGGGTCCCAGCTGCGTTCCAACCCTGCCCTGGTCATGGAGGGCATCCAGAGGTTCCTGGGGGTTACACCCATCTTCAACTACACCCAGGCTCTGACGTACGATGAAAGTAAAGGGTTCTGGTGCCAGAGGGTGGAAGGTGGACGACCCAAGTGTCTTGGCAAGAGTAAAGGCAGGAAATACCCTGACATGACCCCGGAG TCGCGTGCCTTCCTGACGGAGCATTACCGGGAGCACAACATGGAGCTGCTGAGGCTGCTGAACCGGCTGGGCCAGCCCCTGCCCGCCTGGCTGAGAGAGGAGCtgcagagctccagctggagctgA